GATCATGCATCAACTCCTATATTTCCTCATCAAGTTTTAAAGAGAAATGGAATGAACATTGCATGACTACTTCATTGAATGTTAGAGTCTTTATACTAATTAGAACTGTAGGAAAAATCTTGGTAGCAATGGGATTGCTATCCTTATAAACTGAAGTCCTAACTCCTAAGGACAATGATGAGATCAAAAGCTGAATGTCTCTATAGCTTTCCTGTATACTAAGATTGATTATCAATATCATGGTGACCCATACATCACTAACATATATTAGAGATCCTTAAGGTAGAAGAGAAAGCTTACTGTAGAGCATGTCAAGATTATGATACAATAAAATCTCTACAGATGGTCTAGGGATATGATGCATGAGCTACTTTAGGAAATAAAATTTCATGttagaaaattttttaagtttCTTTGTGTCCTTTTTTTTCATTAGAAAAGCACTAGGGGTCTCTCAATAGGACAGACATGAGCCCAGTAGTACAAACTCTCATTTGGAAACTTACTGATAtttgagaaaattcatgaaaGCAGGTTTAAAGTATAGGTATGAGGGGGAATCTCATTGCTTCCTCCATTTCATTCAAAAAAAGTATAGGTACCAGTATGTTACAGTACCATATCTTCATATGGTATGCTGTTGCTGGCGGTACAGAAGAATTAAGAGGCCATACCAACATGGTACAGTATGATATCAAGGGTCTACTGGTACCAATACTTTGCCAGTATGCTGCAGCCAGTATGCACGGTATGTCAATCCATGAATGAAAGTCTATATTCTCAAGCTTTTGAAAAAGTCTCAATAGGTTTATCTGGGAAGTTATGACAGAGTCACCTTAATGGATGACTTTTTCTAGCTCATGTGGTTTCTCAATATGTTCTGTTTCAAAAAAGCTTTTTCCTCATGTATCATTTTGATTGCTTTATGTTAGATTCtatcaaaataaaaatcaatttgAAAATATTGCACCTAGAGGCAGGTAAAATATCGAAGATTAGCAATAGCACATAGTTTAATTTTGAGATCATCTTTCAGCAGCActtattagtacttaaattctcATATCAACTCTGGTCTTTGTGTGCTGATTCACTTAATTCATTTTATTTTGAGCTATAATATAACAAGCATGCATTTCATGTGTTCATAAAAATAGAACGACACAACTATATATATTGATAAGTGATAACATTACCAATATTTTGCATATATGATTCAGTTCATTGTTGATATTTGCATAAAGCAAGTGGGTTCAATTTTTTGATATAGACACACTAAGCTTGAACTGAGTTTGTATATATTTACTTTCTGCTGATCAAGAAATTACTAAAATGATGAGGTGAGAGCATGAGGTAAAAATCTGAGAGCATGAGGTAGAGCCATTTATATTATTTGATAAGCTGGCTAAACATTTAGGGAAAAGAGCGAGCCATTCCGCAATTAGCAGGAATGCTTCAAGGAGAATATATCTTCATTTATTATGTTAGATATGCAATGAAAAGCAGACTATCATGGTATCTGTCTATGACAAATCCAATGTGCTGCATTAATAAATGATTAAACATAAGAAATTAAAGATGACGCACCTTCTCTATAGCTATCCAAGAAGAGTTATTCCTTTTGTGGGGCTTCGCAAAGACAGGTTGAGAATGGATTGCCCACAAATCCTCCGGTCTCTGAAAGTAATATTTCAATATTTGGGTCATAAAGCATACATCTTTAAGTAAAAAACAAAATCTTCAAATGTCAAGCACATACCCAGATTAGTGTAGTTGTGCAATGTAAAGATTTAAATAGAGCAACTACCAATGATAGTCTGTGCTAAACTTAAAGATGGTAAAACAGGATATGCTTTCTTCAGTATCTTGTAGATCCCATGTTCAATGAAGGCATACATTCTGAATAGCAAGGTGGGGTAAAACTGCTCTGGTACTACCTAGATTCAGCAGTTTTGACGAGAAATAATCAGTTCTGGTCTTGGTGGGTTGATGTTCCTTTAGCAGACAACAAATTGTTTCAAGTTATTAAGCTCCAATGGAAACATAGAGTTCTCCTACATTTCTTCAAGGGAGTTTAGAAATGTTCTGTGGTCTTCTTATGaacatccaagaagccaaaatcATCACTTGTTTTTTAGGTTCTCTTTGATGGTTGCCTTTTATTATTTAGTCACCTTAGCTTGTGGCCCTTGTCCCCTCATTATTGCATGATGACCTCTTCCTATCATATTGATCAACAAACCAGTAGATATCCATTTATTTGTCCTTGAATCTCCAGCTGTCAAACCACTCCTTAGAACTAGTTGCCTTTAGGGATCTATGTGCTGTCTAAAATAGCCCATTAGTATTAGCTTTTCATGACCACCAGTGGGTTGCATAAATTCATGCCTAGTAACTACCTATCCAACACTTCACAAGCCATCTGCATCTTCTTTCTTTGAGGCAAAGGAGGAGACTAGCTCCACCTGCTTCATTCTGAAAATGAAGGAGAAGAAAGATTTCCTATTTCCTAAGCAAGGTGCTTAGGAGCAAAGAGAAAAGAAACAACATTATAGAAGAGAGTGTAGAGAAACTTGAGCAGTTGATGGATGAAACCATGACCAGCCAGGAGCTGAAGAGTTAGAAGAGTTCAAATAGTCAGTTGCTTCAGCAAAGCGTAACTGCCTCGTCTCAATCTATCATTTCTAAATTGGCAGCCAAGGAAATCCACCTTCATAGTTTTACATTTCATTTGCTCCTCCAACATATGGCTATTATACATGCTTTCTTCCCCAAATACCTACGTAGGTCTTTTCTCTGATTGATGTTTTTAACTCCACCTAATGAACTTATGAAGATCAAGGAAGACCATGCAATTATCATAACTCACTATCTATGTATACCAGCTGGACTCTCATGTTAGTAAAGGGAGATAATTCagcttcaaaatttttaatttggttACATTTAAAAGACCATTTCAGCCTTCATGGTCCATAGATGTCATATTTTATGCATAGTCAACATAATTGTGAAGCGTTCCTTACACAAAGAGACAGAGATATAATAGTACTTATTCTTCTTAATCATAATCTATGATAGTCCTACACAGGGTGACACCATGATCGACTTAAATTCCATCCAAGAACCAAGCCTTGACCCAGCTATTTGGTTTTGGCTTTACGTATCCTTATTCATTAGTTCTTTCTAATAAGTGATAACTCTAGTTTTACTACAGATTTTTCAATACTCACAGCTTCCCTCCATGTTCGTTTAGGTGTTCCTTTCCTTTACATTCCCAAAAATTTCACACTGCTTGATGGTCATGCCATATTGCCATTCACTTTCTTTGCAGAATTTTCAATCCTTTACCCTTGCTGATCGCAGAAATAGCTAGGCAGGTTATATTAGACATACACTTTCCATCATTATTGATAGCAAGAAGTACGTACTAGCAAAAACTCTCAGACATCACCAAAAAATCTGGAGGTAATTTGATATTTTGTATTGCATATAAAACTAGGAAACCTATATTTGTCACTTAACTGTAGACTGAGTACTCTATATTTTCTTACAAACAGCCAATTGACAAGTTCAGCCTTCTCCTGACGTAATCATACTGATCTTTTGCTAAGTTGTACCCAGTGAAAAAAAACACCTTTCAAAAGACTGGTTCAGACGCCAGAAAACTGAGACCTCACAGCTGCAGGCTTATATCTGGTGTTCAGTTTGAATAACATAGTTATTCATCACATTTTATAGCATTGTAGATTAGAGCAATTCCAAAGACATGCCTGTGTTGTTTCAAGTGGTTTAGTTTTCTTCTAGATATGAGCATATTTTTTATTACTTGAACAGCATAAGATTTAACAATTAGTAAATCATTTTCCAAACATTGCTTGCTCATCTTATTACAACCAAGGTTTTACGTCCCAATGGGATGGGGGGTGTCTTGGCCGACCCGTTCCATTCTTGTGAGAAAATGGATCGGAACAGGGACGAGACTCCGAAACCTATCTatacaaggagaagaagaaagagagaaaaagaaaggagaatgaagaaaggaaaaaagtgaaagaaaaaaaaaaaaaaaaataaagaaaataaagaagaaaaggaagaaaggaaaaagaaagaataagaaaaaagaaaaaaaaaagaaaggaagggataagaaaatgaaacaaaaagaaaagaaaagaaaggaagatagaagaaaaagaaaataaagaaggaagaaaagaaaaaaaagaaaaagaaagaaaagaaggtagaaaagaaaaatgaaaaaaatgaaaaaaaaaagacatctaTCAGGATATGACTGGAACATCTATCGGGACGGGACGGGATGAGACAGTAAGGCATTCCTTTTATAGAGATATCGAGATACCTCAGTCCCACGGGATTGAAAACCTTGATTAcaacaaaattaaaaataagtgGACATGAGCATCAAGAAAATGAAAGTCTTTCTGCTCTCGGCCTGtacaaatagaaaaataattaaaaatgtaCCTTACCAAGTTGGCATCAGGAAGCTCTCTGACAGCTTCATCAACATTCTCTGCTGTAGCTTTAACCTGGGTAAGAAGTTACAAGGTGGATTACATGGTAAAACATTACACCTCCTTTTACAGTACTAGAGCAATAAATATGAGAAAATAGTTGTCAGGTGAAAACAAAAATTTGCTTAAGAACatgaaaatcaaaatcaaaactcATCATTTTCCACGTCATATGAATGTTAGACTACTGAACAGTAGCTAAATGTTATTTATATGACAGAAATTTAAGAAAACTTGGTTGATAAGCACAATACAATATATTAGCATCTAGTATTAAACAAGTTTGTATTACTTATATACAATAGTTGAGATCTGTACAAATGAGTGGTACAAAATTAATTAGTCTAGTTTCATAACTAAGATTCATagagtcaaaatatattgaataaAGAATTTTCCTTAAACTTGGCATATTTTCTCCTCAAATGCCCAAACTCAACCAACTGCAGCACAttcaagaataatttttggttaGACTTATCCTATGAAAGGTTTGAATTTTCTCATTGTATAAACATATAGCACCAACTTTATGTAGATTCAGTGGATCAATATCTAATGTGTTTTATCTCTCAATAAGGAAGAAAAGGAAACTCAAGTCTCTGAAAGGTGGAGGAAAAGAAGGTTATAGCTTTGATTAGCAACTTCTAAAGTATGATACATAAATATGCAATACTCTTCAAGAGATGTAACATCATGGATAATTGTCATTTCCTAGAATTATAACCTGCAAGTGAATAAAAGAATTAAGTGGGCAAGACATGACTTTAACAAGTTTGCATAACTGTGCAATCCACCCCCCTCACCCCTAACATGGAACAGTTGTAGAATGATTCATCATTCATACATCCTATGTAAACAATGCCCAGAAGTATGCAGGTATTCAAAGGAAGTGGTTTACTATTTACCAGCTTAGAACTTTCTATCTCTGTCATCTCTGAGAGGCGATTTCGAAGGGGTTCAACATGACCGCTTCCATCTAGTTGCACGCCAATGAAGTATTGAAGCTCACCCTAACAATATTGGGACCAATCATGAACTGGAAAATCtccattttttttgtaaaatagaACTTGTTATCACAGACAATGATAGTCCAAAGAAAGGATATTTTCTGTTACCTTTTGATCACGCATGGGTTGCAAGTGGAATAAGTTCCAAAATTTCTTTCCTGCATCAAGTGCACCAACAGTGAGAACTAGTACTTCCAGGATTCTGACCAATGTTACTTAAAGAAGCATTAATTTGTAAATTTGtaactatggattttgtaacataTAAACCCACTTAAACAACTCCTAAACTAAATAGGAGACATGGCAAACACTTCCTAAAATAAACTTGACCATCTACGAATCTTGATTTAGCACAAAAACCACTGAAGAACTTCTCTTATTTGACTCAAACTCAATTCTAATCCCATACTGGAAATTCATGCAAGCTGTTGACCATCGTAATGTAAACACTAACTAAAACTCAAAATTAGAAAATATTTAGGACTCAAAGGCAGCTTCAAACAAGCACCCATCTGCCTCAAATACACATGTATAGCTCAAGTAGTCTCTATAAAGGCCGCTGTCTTGTGAGTCCCCAAAAATTGACTATATTTTAGTTCAAATAAGAATTATTGTTTGTATCCATATGGATCCCATTCATTTCAGCGTACACCTTACTAGTTAGCAGCAAAGTTGCAACTTATTATCTCAGTCAAACATTGAAattataaaaaagaagaaaaactgcATAAGTTGCTATTTGGAAGGTTATCAAATTTGATGCACTACTTTAGGTCAGTTTTTGCATTATTAAAATCAAAGCCAAACCTTAAATAGATTAGAAAGTACTTATATACCACTCTTTGTATAATTAATTAGTTGGACAGTGATTTCCCGTTGTTCTCTTATAGCATCTCTTATCTTTGCAACAGTTCCTTGATCTGTTTCGGGTCCTTGAAGAAACCTGGAATACCATATGAAGATTATTGCTGGAGTGCATATAGTAATCACATATCAAACTACTGACAAAATGCCAAGCGAGATAATGTCATAGTAGACATATAGACGTGCTCATATTCTAAACTTGCAATTAAAGTTTAGATGAAACTATGATAGCAAATGAACTATATGATCAACTTTGTGATAGGATATGACAACTATGAAAAAAATACATTTACTTTccttatattaaaaatatggtTTTCATGGCAGTGAGAGAAGTGTTAATAGCATGAAATTTCATGAAGGAAAGAATTAATAATTAGAGTATAGGCCTATAGCATTGTAAACTTATATCAAAATTGATCAACTACAAGCAAACTAACATGCTAAGTGTGTCTTCTATCTTAGAAAACTATCACTTTGACAACATAACTCTTTCTAAAAACTATCACAAAAGGTATAGATAGTGATGCTATAAACATTATAATGGCTAGAGCTTCTAGGTTTTGGTGTTTACTGCAAATTCCATAACTGCTTTAAAGTATGTGAATGACAGAAGAAACGGATCTCTCTTCAGTGAATGAAAATTTCCTTGTTCATTAAATAGCTCCATATCTCAATAATTGCTTGACCACCACGTTCTATGTCCAAGGGGGCAAGGACTAACTAATCTATTCACCTATGATGTCACATTTCTTGAATATCTTCAATAAAAAATAGCCAGATGCCTAACTAATTTGCTTGTTGCCTGTAAAAAGTCCATCTATGTTTCATTCTTTTATGGAATTATGTATGAACTCTCAAACTATGCTCCAATTTGTTCTGCTTACCTCTCACTCACAGGCACTCAATCTTATCGGCACAATGGTTAGATCTAATGGTATATATTTtccttatgaaaaattttatttagggtataaataaaaaataaccaTAGACATCTATAATCATCATATTTTGTAAGAAGACTAGACAACATCATCAACATGCATGATTTATTAGGATTAAAAGGAGGCATGTGCCTAAAGTTGATCAATAGGTTACCTGGTGAGCCTAGACAGAAGCAAATCTTATGATATCATACGCTACATTATACACACACAAACAGATACATACATATTCATACATGTATACAAGATACATCATCTCGATACTGGGCTTGTACTAGTGCCACCCTATCACTGTGTTGGTACATTTGTATAGGAACTAGTTCGGCATACCGAATGTCAGTACACCCCCCATACCATGTGCCAATACCAACCCGATACGATATGGTATGCTCCATACCTTCCAGTACGATATAGTACGATGTACCTTGTATATATAGTAACTACTTAGAGAAGAagctaatgatttaaaattaataaaagactcacaaaatttaaaatccaaataGTTAAACATAATCTATATGATAAAGTATCTAGAAACCAAAATTCCTATATTTCGATGGTCTTTAACCTAATCATCAAGTGTCAGAATGGATAGTTTTAGTAGCATGATGCTATGTTTTACTATGATATAGTCATCTAAACCTTACAAACTTAACTCTACCCATGTTTTAAGAGTGTAGATCATGATCCATAAAATGGATTTTCAATTTAAGTGCCCTATCATGTATTTTACCATGCTAGTGCAATCGATACCATTCATTTATGTACCAacttgatgcataggttagagACCAACAAAATATATGAATTTTGATTTCTAGGCACTTTTTATAGTATAGATCATGTTTACTggtttggattatcaatttgaatgGTGTATCATTGATTTTAAAACCATTACATTTTTCACAAGGAGTTAACATAAAATGTATGGTGcaactctctctctatatatgtatgtgtgtgtatatatatgcttGATATCACGAAATTTTCTAGCCATGTTACTTAAGCACAAACTGTGTTGACAAAAGTAAACGATTGCTCCAAGCATTGGCAGAATCTCCCCCCATATGAATCAGGGCCATCTGCAACTATCAACTTTACTAAGAGATCATCTAGGCTTCCCTAGCATTggctttcatgattttttttatttgttattattattatttttgttagCTTAGGTTCTTGCAGTATAGCAATACTTTTGCAAAGAATTATACCAATCACAGTTAAAAAGAAAATACAACATATGTCTCTCTTTGGTTAGAAAATGTTCTATCACTTTTTTATGGAAGACTAAAATTTCATATTGTGTTACAAGATTTTGCTAGACACCACTTGTGTAAAGAGCGTTTACCCTTCCACAAATTGGGACATTTCTTTTGAGCAAATAATCTAGTGGGACTTTGGAAAACCAAAAGTGAAATTCACAATATCAAACGGATCAAGAATCAATAGCACTACTGTAATAGATTAAGATTCACAGAGGTTTGCATTTTTCCATACCGGCAGTTTCTTCCTAAAATTTCTTCCCGTGAATATTCTGTCAGTTCAAGAAAGCTATCAGATGCAAATATCTGCAGAGCATAACACCAAGCATGATTTAGCCTTTTTTGGTCTAGAAAACAAAACAAGACATAAGCTTTCAGTGGACATTATCATTTACATATACTttaaataaaattagaaaattatgGGAATCATAATGTTAAATGGTTATTGTGTACTAAACTGATGAAGCATAGAGCATCTGTCAGCTTGCTGTCATAAGTTGCTTTAGATGAACAACTTAAGGAGATTATTGTCCCTCTATTTTAAACACGACTCAACCAAATGCACTTTTAAGGTTAGCTCAAGCATCACCAAATGAATCCAGAGCAAAAACACTCAAACAGAACAGTTGAATTTGAATTAAGTGCTGATGAGATTGGTGAGCAACAATATGTGAAAATGTATATGATGGCTGATGCATTCAAAAGTACATGCATATACTTACATCtgggtatgcatgtatgtactcatgtattcatgcatacatttgCACATGTGCATGAGTAGCTTATATCCCTCTAATTATGACACTATGGATAATATCAGATTATCTTTTGCCAACTTGATCTTACTATTGGATTATCAGGAAGTCTAGgatctgttataacaaaattcttttcaatgcgCTCCAATGTTGTAGCCAAATCAATTCCTTGTCgtatatctttttctctttccacATGATCCCAGCTTTCTGTGCGTTGAACTTCTTTTGTCATTAAAATCTCTGGCTCGACAAGAGATTCACGCTTTTCTACAGAACTCCGCTTTCTTCCTTTAAACCTGCAAACAACTGGGTGTTTTATCAAATATGCCAAATGTTGCTGCTTGTGTATTAGGAAACATTTGGCACATTATAGTTACAGCTTACACTAGATGGATGTAAAGGAGAGAAACAGAAACTCTTAAAGATAAACTGAAAATAGAGGAAAGAAGATTTTTTATCATTTAGAAGCATACAACAGAAGAAAAAAAGTTGAAGTGAGCGGTGTGGTATGATGACAGCATGCTTGCTGATGATATTGACTGGTAGTTGGTAGTTCCAGTGGCATTGATGGTCTTGTAGGTGATGATGGTGATGACACCATTAGTGCAGGTAGTGGTGGTTCTTGTGGTAGTAGAATTGGAGTATCAGCAGTGATAGCTGCAGTGGTGATAGTGGCAATAGTATTAGCAGCATTACCAGCATCAACAAAGGTGCTGGTGAGAGTTGGTGGTAGCAGAGGTGATGGCAGTTTGATTCATGGAACTGGGGGCATCAATGATCATGAGGATGGTGGCAGAGCCAGTGGTGCTGGTAATAATGGTCAATTAGTCACTACATGGTGATTTTTTCACTGACAATGGTAGTGTTCAAGGGATACTGGATACCAAAGATCTCTTAATATTCCTTTTCTTTTATGTAGATCTCTAGATATTCCTTTAGTTCTAATAGTTGATGTCCTATCACAATTGCACCTAATTTGAGATGTTACTTAAAATTTAGTGTCTTTTTTCTCCCTGCAACCAAGCAGTGGGAAGTAGGTTTCCCTtttggtttcttttcttttctcttttttacaCCACAAACAAACCTGAAACTAGTTGAAAACACTCCTTTAGATCTTCTCCTGTATTAAGCTCAGCTATCTGTCATAGTGAAGTTTGGAGGATAGAGAAGGAGTATCCTGGTCTTCTAAACGTTTTTGAACTTGAAAAAAGCAGGAAATTTGGTTTGCAGACCTCTAGATAAGTTACAAGGACTATTTGTTCATTAGTCTAATGTTTATGGTAGATTTTCATATTTAGAAAGTTTAGTTTTCTTCCCCATTACTGTTACTTTTAAGTTTTCACTCTGCAAGTGATGGAAATTACCTTTAACCATTATTGTTTTCAGTTATTTATAATTGTGGAGACAAGTTGGAAATTTACTCTCAGTTCTTTCCATGGAATAGAAGCTTATGAGTTCAGGATtttttctgtttaatatatatatatatttttatcaatCTTCTTTAGGGAGTGCATTCCAAGTAACCAGTTCTCCTCCTGCATATCTAGACCGATGTGGAAAGATGGAAATAACTTCATTTATATAGAAGAAAAACCATTTGATATCTTTTCATCAATCTTCCTTAGAGCTTGTTCCAAGAAAATCCAATCCCCCACCCCTTGCAATATCTAGTCTGATGTGGAAAGATGAAAATAATGGCTGCCATGTAAGTTGATATGAAATTCTGCATCTCACGCCTTATTCTTAAATTTTCAATACACTAATGAAGTGAtcctttttcattttttcccCTTTTGACACTCTTGAAGCTAAAAAATGATGAACTCACCCTATTAAGGAAGAACGGCCTGATTTTCTAATGCTCATTCCTGGTGACTCGCTTTTGGCATCCTGTAGAGAAGTCAGTCTACCTGGTGACTTGAGATTTTTAATGTCTGAAGACTTTTGAAGTGGAGAGTCAACATAGAACTTTTCATGCTCATCAAGCTTGACAGCAAACTCATCTGCAGCTTGTGAGTGAGAGCGGGGATGCTTCACAGTCTGGACAACCTCTGTAATAGACGATAAGGCCTTCTCTTTCTGTCGTGCTGATGCAAAAAATTGTCATACTCAGCAGcttcaatattttaaatatttagaatGTATTTGATGGGTCTGCTCACCATCATAATGGATTAATGACACTGGCAAAGCATTTGGACGCAATGTTTTGTCATTTAGACCTTCTGTATATTTGCTGACCTCAACTTGCATTCTGAAATATTACATCTAAATGATTCAGACATGTTGGTAGAAAGGTATGTAGAAAAGTGTAGAAAGGTATGTAAAGAAGTCATCTCTGAAACAACATATGTCTCAGCTAGATAGTCTATTTAAAATTTAAGGCAACAATAAGATCAAAGGAGGACCTAGAATACTTCAAAATGCAACACAAATAAATTTGAGAAACATTATTGAAAAGCATCTGTTCGATGAGATCTTGCATGCAGATGATTGACAAGCAGGTTATGTTTTATGGTATCCGATATGAAAGTTGGCATTGGTCATAGATGATTGGAAAGTTCACAACTGATATCTGAATATCTGAAAGTCTACTCACCATGACCTTATAGATTCTAGTGATAATTGGACATTAGGTGCAATAAACTTAATCCTTGCATAGATGCAGACTTAAAAACTATTCAGCATTTGGCCTCTGTGAGCTTCTAGTGTTTGCTAAATAATATCAAGGGCTTCTTGAAGCTACAGTAATGGAATTAATTCTTAGCAGGTATGTGACAGCACATTTCAGTATGGGTTGCAGTTTGTCAAGCAAGTGAAAACTATCAGAAATGCATTAGTTACACGAGAAATAACCTCACCCTATAAATTTGATAACCTTCCCATGGTCATCTTTTATGGGTGTCACTGTGAGAAGGTTCCAAAATGGCGTGCCATCCTTCTTGTAGTTCAAGAGCCGCCCACAGTAGCTTTTTCCTGTCCTTACagcttctctgatttttgcaacttcCATCTTGTCTGTATCTGGTCCCTGAAGAAACCgactgaaaaaaaaagaaaaaagagaaaaagaaaagaatgcatgAACATAGTAGAATTGATAATGCTAGGTGCACTTGATTCGACCATACAATTGATGAGTTAGTTATTTGCATGAAGTGTTACTTCATATCAAAACATTTTACTTTGTTATAGCACAAAAATGCTAGTCATGACTCCAACGATATAAACTGCCTATCTATGCAATAAACCTATGATGATATCAGTACATTCACCTCCTCATCCCATCCCCCAAATCACCACCACCACCCcactccccccccccccacccgccccccccccccccccttctgCACAAACCACCCccacaaaaataaaaatcaaaaaacaaaataaatgaatgaatgaaatATTGCCAAAGGTTCAAAAAAGCTAAACTGTAAATCTAGTACAAGTTGTTTTTCGGAAGAATCACTACTAGAATTATTATAGTTGTAATATTGCATGTGCTTGGAAACTAGAACTTGTGATTTTATAGTACCAAATGTTTGGCTCTATCATGAAATTTTATAAGACAAACCCTCTACTTGCAtagaatctttcaaattcatgatTTTCTCTCCTTATCATCTTATGTCTTACAATTTTGAACCTTCCCCTTTGACAACCAAACATCTCATTAAATATCTCACCTCCAAAGTATTAAACCTATAGGAaaaggataaaatcataattttgaatctGAAAACCTTCAAGCATAGCTGAAGTGCCACTTGATGTCCTAATTGTAGATGTTAATGCTTTTTTGAGCTGCAGCTGAATTTGCTTTCCAGATAAACATTTTAGTAAGTAGATGCTATAAGACATGGCTCGCACCAGTTTCTTCCAATAATCTCCTTTGATGAGTAGCCTGTCATGCTGAAAAACCCAGCACTAGCATACATGATAGGGCAATCAGGCTTGGTTGCATCTGATACAACAAAAGTCTGCTTCAGTGTTGACAATGCATCCTTCAGTTCCTGAGAGACCCTAGGCAAGCTTGATTCCAGAGTATAACTTGACTCATTCGATGTCTTTGTTGATGCTGGAGTCCTTTCCATGGATGACTTGCTTCCTTCTCCCGATGACCTTAAGCCCACAAATAGGCTATTAAGATTTCCACTTAGTCCCCATTCTGCTGCCCTTTCAGCCACCAATTGATTGCTTCCAGTGGCCTTTGATTCTTCGATTATTTCATTTGAATCTGTTTTAGATTCTACAGTCGGAAAT
The DNA window shown above is from Elaeis guineensis isolate ETL-2024a chromosome 8, EG11, whole genome shotgun sequence and carries:
- the LOC105049508 gene encoding phototropin-2 isoform X3; this encodes MMITSTSKNAHEGGQSSSSKPIEKWMAFPTVESKTDSNEIIEESKATGSNQLVAERAAEWGLSGNLNSLFVGLRSSGEGSKSSMERTPASTKTSNESSYTLESSLPRVSQELKDALSTLKQTFVVSDATKPDCPIMYASAGFFSMTGYSSKEIIGRNCRFLQGPDTDKMEVAKIREAVRTGKSYCGRLLNYKKDGTPFWNLLTVTPIKDDHGKVIKFIGMQVEVSKYTEGLNDKTLRPNALPVSLIHYDARQKEKALSSITEVVQTVKHPRSHSQAADEFAVKLDEHEKFYVDSPLQKSSDIKNLKSPGRLTSLQDAKSESPGMSIRKSGRSSLIGFKGRKRSSVEKRESLVEPEILMTKEVQRTESWDHVEREKDIRQGIDLATTLERIEKNFVITDPRLPDNPIIFASDSFLELTEYSREEILGRNCRFLQGPETDQGTVAKIRDAIREQREITVQLINYTKSGKKFWNLFHLQPMRDQKGELQYFIGVQLDGSGHVEPLRNRLSEMTEIESSKLVKATAENVDEAVRELPDANLRPEDLWAIHSQPVFAKPHKRNNSSWIAIEKITGKGEHIGLKHFKPIRPLGCGDTGSVHMVELQGTGELFAMKAMEKSVMLKRNKVHRACIEREIYSLLDHPFLPTLYTSFQTPTHVCLITDFCAGGELFALLDRQPMKIFKEEAARFYAAEVVVGLEYLHCLGIIYRDLKPENILLQKDGHVVLTDFDLSFLTSCKPQVIKHVSLSRRRKSRDHLPPTFVAEPSAQSNSFVGTEEYIAPEIITGAGHSSAIDWWALGILLYEMLYGRTPFRGKNRQRTFANILQKDLTFPSSIPKNKVRIGKRNPGLKICIASLKICAGSFLGERI
- the LOC105049508 gene encoding phototropin-2 isoform X2 codes for the protein MMITSTSKNAHEGGQSSSSKPIEKWMAFPTVESKTDSNEIIEESKATGSNQLVAERAAEWGLSGNLNSLFVGLRSSGEGSKSSMERTPASTKTSNESSYTLESSLPRVSQELKDALSTLKQTFVVSDATKPDCPIMYASAGFFSMTGYSSKEIIGRNCRFLQGPDTDKMEVAKIREAVRTGKSYCGRLLNYKKDGTPFWNLLTVTPIKDDHGKVIKFIGMQVEVSKYTEGLNDKTLRPNALPVSLIHYDARQKEKALSSITEVVQTVKHPRSHSQAADEFAVKLDEHEKFYVDSPLQKSSDIKNLKSPGRLTSLQDAKSESPGMSIRKSGRSSLIGFKGRKRSSVEKRESLVEPEILMTKEVQRTESWDHVEREKDIRQGIDLATTLERIEKNFVITDPRLPDNPIIFASDSFLELTEYSREEILGRNCRFLQGPETDQGTVAKIRDAIREQREITVQLINYTKSGKKFWNLFHLQPMRDQKGELQYFIGVQLDGSGHVEPLRNRLSEMTEIESSKLVKATAENVDEAVRELPDANLRPEDLWAIHSQPVFAKPHKRNNSSWIAIEKITGKGEHIGLKHFKPIRPLGCGDTGSVHMVELQGTGELFAMKAMEKSVMLKRNKVHRACIEREIYSLLDHPFLPTLYTSFQTPTHVCLITDFCAGGELFALLDRQPMKIFKEEAARFYAAEVVVGLEYLHCLGIIYRDLKPENILLQKDGHVVLTDFDLSFLTSCKPQVIKHVSLSRRRKSRDHLPPTFVAEPSAQSNSFVGTEEYIAPEIITGAGHSSAIDWWALGILLYEMLYGRTPFRGKNRQRTFANILQKDLTFPSSIPVSLAARQLIHGLLHRDPAYRLGSNTGAHEIKQHPFFHEINWPLIRCMCR